Proteins encoded together in one Rhizobium bangladeshense window:
- a CDS encoding DUF2207 domain-containing protein — MGRRFFGFCLALLLLVAAQAAFATELIDSFLSDIALEKSGAMTVTETITVNAEGDQINHGIFRDFPLYFTDAGGRRRSVDFDMVSVKRDGRDEPWHTESISGGIRIYAGSAEVTVAPGRHRYVFTYRTNRQIRYFDYHNELYWNVTGNGWIFPIRSATATVTLPSGVTATETTFFTGPQGAKGKDARVSETGAGLVFSTTAPLGPQEGLSFAIRMPKGSIDPPSADMESNWWLKDNRNYFIGFGGLALVFAYYLRSWLKVGRDPARGVIVPRWDAPEGISPALVNYIDNKGFSGEGWTALAATALNLAVRGYVKLEDLKNSIVIRGTGKALGKEKFQAGEAELLKFAGGEGSMLTIDKANGERVKSVGQSFRSAIEKEHRGKYYNSNIGYTIGGVALSAAALVALFVFGSLEPDTIALMLIPIAVSVFISVFIAGLVKSLHHGRSLFAKVMAVIAAAVGVFVGISILSIIVLTLASSLIELHETPMLFAIGGIVLLNILYFFIMGAPTPLGARMMDGIDGLRQYLTLAEKDRMNMAGAPAMSPQHFETLLPYAVALGVEKPWSRTFETWLAAASAGAAAAYDPSWYSGDFDSGSFSDRVGGFSSSMASTIASTIPSPPPSSSSSGFSSGGSSGGGGGGGGGGGW, encoded by the coding sequence ATGGGGCGTCGGTTTTTCGGTTTTTGCTTGGCGCTGCTCTTGTTGGTGGCTGCCCAGGCGGCCTTTGCTACGGAACTGATCGACAGTTTCCTCTCCGACATTGCGCTCGAAAAGAGCGGTGCGATGACGGTGACGGAAACGATCACCGTGAATGCCGAGGGCGATCAGATCAATCACGGCATCTTCCGGGACTTCCCGCTCTATTTCACTGACGCCGGCGGCCGTCGCCGCAGCGTCGATTTCGACATGGTGTCGGTGAAGCGTGATGGCAGGGACGAGCCCTGGCACACGGAATCGATATCGGGCGGCATCCGCATCTATGCGGGCTCCGCCGAAGTGACGGTGGCGCCGGGCCGTCATCGTTACGTCTTCACCTACAGGACCAACCGCCAGATCCGCTATTTCGACTACCATAACGAGCTCTACTGGAACGTCACCGGCAATGGCTGGATCTTCCCGATCCGCTCGGCGACGGCGACGGTGACGCTGCCGTCCGGCGTTACCGCCACCGAGACGACCTTCTTTACCGGCCCGCAGGGCGCCAAGGGGAAGGATGCCCGTGTCAGCGAAACCGGCGCCGGCCTCGTCTTTTCCACCACCGCGCCTCTTGGCCCCCAAGAAGGCTTGTCCTTTGCGATCCGCATGCCGAAGGGCTCGATCGATCCGCCGAGCGCGGACATGGAGAGCAACTGGTGGCTGAAGGACAACCGCAACTATTTCATCGGCTTCGGCGGGTTGGCATTGGTCTTCGCCTATTACCTGAGATCCTGGCTGAAAGTCGGCCGCGATCCTGCGCGCGGCGTCATCGTGCCACGATGGGATGCCCCTGAAGGCATTTCCCCAGCGCTGGTCAACTACATCGACAATAAGGGCTTCTCCGGGGAAGGCTGGACCGCACTTGCCGCCACGGCGCTCAATCTGGCGGTCCGCGGCTACGTCAAACTCGAAGACCTGAAGAATTCGATCGTTATCCGCGGCACCGGCAAAGCGCTCGGCAAGGAGAAGTTTCAGGCCGGCGAGGCCGAGCTGCTGAAATTCGCCGGCGGCGAAGGCAGCATGCTGACGATCGACAAGGCCAATGGCGAGCGGGTAAAATCGGTTGGGCAGTCCTTCCGTTCGGCGATCGAGAAGGAACATCGCGGCAAATATTACAATTCCAACATCGGCTATACCATAGGCGGCGTCGCGCTCAGTGCCGCCGCCCTGGTGGCGCTGTTCGTCTTCGGCTCGCTGGAGCCTGACACGATCGCGCTGATGCTGATCCCGATTGCCGTCTCCGTCTTCATTTCAGTGTTCATCGCCGGTTTGGTCAAGTCGCTGCACCACGGCAGATCGCTGTTCGCCAAGGTCATGGCCGTCATCGCCGCAGCGGTCGGCGTTTTTGTCGGCATCAGCATTCTTTCCATCATTGTCCTGACGCTCGCCTCGTCGCTGATCGAACTGCACGAGACGCCGATGCTCTTTGCCATCGGCGGCATCGTGCTGCTCAACATCCTCTATTTCTTCATCATGGGCGCGCCGACCCCGCTCGGCGCCAGGATGATGGACGGCATCGACGGCCTGCGGCAATATCTGACGCTTGCCGAGAAGGACCGCATGAACATGGCGGGCGCGCCTGCAATGTCGCCGCAGCATTTCGAGACGCTGCTTCCCTACGCCGTGGCATTGGGCGTCGAAAAGCCCTGGTCTCGCACCTTCGAGACCTGGCTTGCGGCAGCTTCCGCCGGCGCGGCCGCGGCCTACGACCCCTCCTGGTATTCCGGCGATTTCGACAGCGGCAGCTTCTCCGACCGCGTCGGCGGGTTCTCCTCGTCGATGGCGTCCACCATCGCTTCGACGATACCCTCGCCGCCGCCGTCGAGTTCATCCTCCGGTTTTTCCAGCGGCGGCTCCTCCGGCGGCGGTGGCGGAGGCGGGGGAGGTGGAGGCTGGTAG
- the purD gene encoding phosphoribosylamine--glycine ligase has translation MKVLLIGSGGREHALAWKLAQSPLMSEFYAAPGNPGIGEHAVLVPVNIEDHEAVAAFCREKAVDFVVVGPEAPLVAGLADRLRADGLAVFGPSAAAAQLEGSKGFTKDICARYGIPTGAYQRFNNAPKAKAYIRAQGAPIVVKADGLAAGKGVTVAMTLDEAFAAVDDCFEGAFGAAGAEVVVEAYLDGEEASFFCLCDGKHALPLATAQDHKRVGEGDSGVNTGGMGAYSPAPVMTAEMVERTMKEIIEPTIRGMAESGHPFSGVFFAGLMITEKGPELIEYNVRFGDPECQVLTMRLKSDLLPLLLATANGTLDQVSAEWSDDPALTVVMASKGYPGGYQKNTPIEFLPEAGEGEKVFHAGTGVKDGALVATGGRVLNVTASGRTVAEAKGRAYALLDRVRWENGFCRRDIGWRAVEREKASGKV, from the coding sequence ATGAAGGTTCTGTTGATCGGATCGGGCGGACGCGAGCATGCGCTCGCCTGGAAGCTGGCGCAATCGCCGTTGATGAGCGAATTCTACGCCGCGCCCGGCAATCCCGGCATTGGCGAACACGCCGTCCTCGTGCCGGTCAATATCGAGGATCATGAAGCGGTGGCCGCCTTCTGCAGGGAGAAGGCGGTCGATTTCGTCGTCGTCGGCCCCGAGGCGCCGCTCGTCGCCGGTCTCGCGGACCGGCTGCGCGCCGATGGCCTGGCGGTCTTCGGCCCCTCTGCCGCCGCCGCCCAGCTCGAAGGCTCCAAGGGCTTCACCAAGGATATCTGCGCCCGTTATGGTATTCCGACTGGCGCCTATCAGCGCTTCAACAATGCGCCGAAAGCCAAAGCCTATATTCGCGCTCAGGGCGCGCCGATCGTCGTCAAGGCTGACGGTCTGGCCGCCGGCAAGGGCGTGACCGTTGCGATGACCCTGGACGAGGCGTTTGCCGCGGTTGACGACTGCTTCGAGGGCGCCTTCGGCGCGGCCGGCGCCGAAGTCGTCGTTGAAGCCTATCTCGATGGCGAGGAAGCGAGCTTCTTCTGTCTCTGCGATGGAAAACATGCGCTGCCGCTGGCGACCGCCCAGGATCACAAGCGGGTGGGCGAGGGAGACAGCGGCGTCAATACCGGCGGCATGGGCGCCTATTCGCCGGCGCCGGTCATGACGGCCGAGATGGTCGAGCGCACGATGAAGGAGATCATCGAGCCGACGATCCGCGGGATGGCTGAAAGCGGCCATCCCTTCTCCGGCGTTTTTTTTGCCGGCCTGATGATCACCGAGAAGGGGCCGGAGCTTATCGAATACAATGTCCGTTTCGGCGATCCGGAATGCCAGGTGCTGACGATGCGGCTGAAAAGCGATCTGCTGCCGCTGCTGCTGGCCACAGCCAATGGAACGCTCGATCAGGTGAGCGCCGAATGGAGCGACGATCCGGCGCTCACGGTGGTCATGGCTTCGAAGGGCTATCCCGGCGGCTATCAGAAGAACACACCGATCGAATTCCTGCCGGAGGCAGGCGAGGGCGAGAAGGTGTTTCATGCCGGCACGGGCGTGAAGGACGGCGCCCTGGTCGCGACCGGTGGACGGGTGCTGAACGTTACCGCATCAGGCCGCACGGTTGCCGAAGCGAAGGGTCGCGCCTACGCGCTGCTGGACAGGGTTCGGTGGGAAAACGGCTTCTGCCGGCGCGACATCGGCTGGCGTGCGGTCGAGCGCGAAAAAGCCTCCGGCAAAGTATAA
- a CDS encoding plant virulence effector HPE1-like domain-containing protein, translating to MRQIFLGAAILLMAGSAVASSIEVIGKTAARAEGSIVTESCAACPPLQAEQSHKDYAVPELKPGVLQASEVRSVGGEKKIYRTEAWMGGSPVVFVTKATPEALAAAEPSIPPEHGIDMNATTAAVIGGDARPVAAGMAEQPAALDVSEFKLRF from the coding sequence ATGCGTCAGATTTTCCTCGGTGCGGCAATCCTGCTGATGGCAGGCTCGGCGGTGGCCTCTTCGATTGAGGTGATCGGCAAGACGGCAGCGCGTGCCGAGGGCAGCATCGTCACTGAAAGCTGCGCTGCTTGCCCGCCGCTGCAGGCCGAACAGAGCCACAAGGACTATGCGGTGCCGGAACTGAAACCGGGCGTCCTCCAGGCAAGCGAAGTCCGTAGCGTCGGCGGCGAAAAGAAGATCTATCGCACCGAAGCCTGGATGGGCGGCTCGCCCGTCGTCTTCGTCACCAAGGCAACGCCGGAAGCCTTGGCTGCCGCCGAGCCTTCGATCCCGCCCGAACATGGCATAGACATGAACGCAACGACCGCAGCCGTCATCGGCGGCGATGCCAGGCCGGTTGCCGCCGGCATGGCTGAACAGCCGGCGGCCCTCGATGTTTCCGAATTCAAGCTGCGTTTCTGA
- a CDS encoding methyl-accepting chemotaxis protein, whose translation MKNLKISKQLILLVIGLMMAFAIATSLQIRSSVDAIYKERYDMLRAEVQSAVSVLKLYQAKVTAGEMTLEDAQKQAYTTVNGMKYDPDGYFFGYSYDLQMMFHYDASKVGQNLKGQPDSKGKLYREELVKLGQQGGGLVDYYSTSKPGQPVGDYRKTAYGQAFEPWKVVVVTGVYTDDLDAQVNKTILTALSGSIVLFFLAMAAAYVVIRGISGPLNNVHAALKAVSEEDVSIAIPHTGMNNEVGMMAKATLSLQEKIRERHAMSDREAAQQLALESERENNLRQQQDEAALQARVVTTIGQALELIARGDLTVRCADLGQKYAALRDNFNDALSHLEAAMAKVSVKGSDIGTSKEEIRRASNELSQRTERQAASLEETSAALDQLTVAVRQTADGAHEASKRVHAVSAEATHSDAIVSQAIEAMSGIEKSSSEITKIIGVIDEIAFQTNLLALNAGVEAARAGESGKGFAVVAQEVRELAQRSAAAAKEIKDQIARSSSQVDHGVRLVGEAGEALKRISDQIKAANEIVAKIAHSASEQDTTLRSISSSVNQLDAATQQNAAMAEETTASAETLASDTDELINLIRGFRVSGESAVPVTHQGRRAA comes from the coding sequence ATGAAAAATTTGAAGATATCGAAGCAGCTCATATTGCTGGTCATTGGCCTGATGATGGCCTTCGCGATCGCCACGTCCTTGCAGATCCGATCCTCGGTCGATGCGATTTACAAGGAGCGGTATGACATGCTCCGCGCCGAGGTTCAGTCGGCGGTCTCGGTTCTCAAGCTTTACCAGGCCAAGGTCACCGCGGGCGAAATGACGCTGGAGGATGCCCAGAAGCAGGCCTATACCACCGTCAACGGCATGAAATACGATCCGGACGGCTATTTCTTCGGATATAGTTACGATCTCCAGATGATGTTCCACTACGATGCCTCTAAGGTCGGACAGAACCTGAAGGGCCAACCGGACAGCAAGGGCAAGCTCTATCGCGAAGAGCTGGTCAAGCTCGGCCAGCAGGGCGGCGGCCTTGTCGATTATTATTCCACCAGCAAGCCGGGCCAGCCGGTCGGCGATTACCGCAAGACGGCCTATGGCCAGGCTTTCGAACCCTGGAAGGTCGTCGTCGTCACCGGCGTCTACACCGACGATCTCGATGCGCAGGTCAACAAAACGATCCTGACCGCCCTTTCCGGCAGCATCGTTCTCTTCTTCCTTGCCATGGCTGCCGCCTACGTCGTCATCCGCGGCATATCGGGACCTCTCAACAATGTCCACGCCGCCCTGAAGGCGGTGTCAGAAGAGGACGTTTCCATCGCCATCCCGCATACCGGCATGAACAATGAGGTCGGCATGATGGCAAAAGCGACCCTGTCGCTGCAGGAAAAGATCCGCGAACGCCATGCAATGTCCGACCGCGAGGCGGCCCAGCAGCTGGCGCTGGAAAGTGAGCGCGAAAACAACCTGCGCCAGCAGCAGGACGAGGCCGCGCTCCAGGCCCGCGTGGTGACGACGATCGGCCAGGCGCTGGAGCTGATCGCCCGCGGCGACCTTACCGTCCGCTGCGCCGATCTTGGCCAGAAATACGCCGCCCTTCGCGACAACTTCAACGATGCGCTGTCGCATCTCGAAGCCGCCATGGCCAAGGTCAGCGTCAAGGGCAGTGACATCGGCACGAGCAAGGAAGAAATTCGCCGCGCCTCCAACGAATTGTCGCAGCGCACCGAGCGCCAGGCCGCAAGTCTGGAAGAAACATCTGCCGCCCTCGATCAGCTCACCGTCGCCGTCCGCCAGACCGCGGATGGCGCCCATGAGGCGAGCAAGCGCGTGCATGCCGTCAGCGCCGAGGCGACCCATAGCGATGCGATCGTCAGCCAGGCGATCGAGGCGATGAGCGGCATCGAGAAATCGTCTTCGGAGATCACCAAGATCATTGGCGTTATCGACGAGATCGCCTTCCAGACCAACCTCTTGGCTTTGAATGCCGGCGTCGAGGCGGCCCGTGCCGGCGAATCCGGCAAGGGTTTTGCCGTCGTCGCCCAGGAAGTGCGTGAACTCGCCCAACGTTCCGCCGCCGCGGCCAAGGAGATCAAGGACCAGATCGCCCGCTCCTCCAGCCAGGTCGATCACGGCGTCCGTCTGGTCGGCGAGGCAGGCGAGGCGCTGAAGCGCATCTCCGACCAGATCAAGGCCGCCAACGAGATCGTCGCCAAGATCGCCCACAGCGCTTCCGAACAGGACACCACGCTGCGCTCGATCTCCTCGTCGGTGAATCAGCTCGACGCCGCCACCCAGCAGAACGCCGCCATGGCCGAAGAGACCACGGCATCGGCCGAGACGCTCGCCAGCGACACCGACGAACTGATCAACCTCATCCGCGGCTTCCGGGTCAGCGGCGAAAGCGCTGTACCGGTCACGCATCAAGGTCGTCGCGCTGCCTGA
- a CDS encoding DUF523 domain-containing protein — protein sequence MQSKILVSACLMGHAVRYDGRAKPLLHPAIEIWRAEGRLVTICPEMSAGMAVPRPPAEIADGATGEQVLAGKARVVELTGGDVTAEFLQAAENAVALARQTGCRHALLIDGSPSCGSDFIYDGTFSGRRQAGNGVTAAALKAAGVEVFSDREIDQLLDRLAP from the coding sequence ATGCAGAGCAAGATCCTCGTCAGCGCCTGCCTCATGGGGCACGCCGTCCGTTATGACGGGCGGGCCAAGCCTTTGCTTCATCCGGCGATCGAGATATGGCGGGCCGAGGGGCGGCTGGTGACGATCTGTCCGGAGATGTCGGCGGGTATGGCGGTGCCGCGGCCGCCGGCGGAGATCGCGGATGGAGCGACCGGCGAACAGGTTCTGGCCGGCAAGGCGCGGGTCGTCGAGCTGACCGGCGGCGATGTAACGGCAGAGTTCCTGCAGGCAGCGGAGAACGCCGTGGCGCTCGCACGGCAAACCGGCTGCCGCCATGCGCTGCTGATCGACGGCAGTCCATCCTGCGGATCGGATTTCATCTATGACGGGACATTTTCCGGCCGCAGGCAGGCCGGCAATGGCGTGACCGCGGCGGCCCTGAAGGCGGCTGGCGTCGAGGTGTTTTCGGACAGGGAAATCGACCAATTGCTCGACCGTCTGGCACCATGA
- the glyS gene encoding glycine--tRNA ligase subunit beta, translated as MPNLLLELRSEEIPARMQRKAAGDLKKLVTDALVEAGLSYEGAREYWTPRRLALDIHGLTARSADVREERKGPRTDANEKAIEGFLRGAGLSSVSEAQVVSDPKKGDFYVAVISKPGRAAEDIVAEVMPGIIRDFPWPKSMRWGKASSKPGALRWVRPLQSIVCTFGPEHEETVVIPFEIDGVTASNVTYGHRFHAPEAITVRRFDDYAASLERAKVILDAERRKDIILHDARDIAFANGLELVEDEGLLEEVSGLVEWPQVLMGSFEEDYLSIPSEIIRLTIKTNQKCFVTRKQGDETLSNRFILVSNIQASDGGKEITHGNGKVVRARLSDALHFWKRDQGDMPDLETLKASAAKFSLDLTKPLDQRMAKLDALDVTFHAKLGTQGARVARIRSLARELAAITGADAALVDRAAVLAKADLRTEAVGEFPELQGLMGRKYAALQGENASVAAAIEDHYKPQGPSDRVPDDKVAITLALADKLDTLTGFWAIDEKPTGSKDPFALRRAALGVVRILLERRIRLPLLATTKDGDLLSFFHDRLKVYLRDQGARHDLIDAVLTPEADDLLMVARRVEALTAFITSEDGKNLLAGTKRATQLLAAEEKKGTVIADGVSPALFRLAAEKELFAAISSASEDAANAVAAEDFRSAMEALSKLRGPVDRFFEDVLVNDEDAAIRANRLALLRLIREATGTVADFSKISG; from the coding sequence ATGCCAAACCTTCTTCTCGAACTTCGCTCCGAAGAGATTCCGGCCCGCATGCAGCGCAAGGCTGCGGGCGACCTGAAGAAGCTCGTCACCGATGCCCTTGTCGAAGCGGGTCTGTCCTATGAGGGTGCGCGAGAATACTGGACGCCGCGGCGGCTGGCGCTCGACATCCACGGCCTGACGGCACGCTCGGCCGATGTGCGCGAGGAGCGCAAGGGGCCGCGCACCGACGCCAACGAGAAGGCGATCGAGGGCTTTCTGCGCGGCGCCGGCCTTTCTTCGGTCTCCGAAGCCCAGGTGGTGAGCGATCCGAAGAAGGGCGATTTTTACGTCGCCGTCATTTCCAAGCCGGGCCGCGCTGCCGAAGATATTGTCGCCGAGGTGATGCCCGGCATTATCCGCGATTTCCCCTGGCCGAAGTCGATGCGCTGGGGCAAGGCCTCCTCCAAACCCGGCGCCTTGCGCTGGGTGCGGCCGCTGCAGTCGATCGTCTGCACTTTCGGCCCCGAACATGAAGAGACGGTCGTCATCCCCTTCGAGATCGACGGCGTTACCGCCTCCAACGTCACCTACGGCCATCGTTTCCATGCGCCCGAGGCGATCACGGTCCGCCGCTTCGACGATTACGCGGCGAGCCTGGAAAGGGCGAAGGTCATCCTCGACGCCGAGCGGCGCAAGGACATCATCCTCCACGACGCCCGCGACATCGCCTTCGCCAACGGGCTGGAGCTGGTGGAAGACGAAGGCCTGCTGGAGGAAGTCTCCGGCCTCGTCGAATGGCCGCAGGTGCTGATGGGCTCGTTCGAGGAGGATTACCTCTCCATCCCCTCGGAGATCATCCGCCTGACGATCAAGACCAATCAGAAATGCTTCGTCACCCGCAAGCAGGGCGACGAGACGTTGTCGAACAGGTTCATTCTCGTCTCCAATATCCAGGCGAGCGACGGCGGCAAGGAAATTACCCATGGCAACGGCAAGGTGGTGCGGGCCAGGCTTTCCGACGCGCTGCATTTCTGGAAGCGCGACCAGGGCGACATGCCCGATCTCGAAACACTGAAAGCATCTGCCGCAAAATTCAGCCTCGACCTGACGAAGCCGCTCGACCAGCGCATGGCCAAGCTCGACGCGCTCGACGTGACCTTCCATGCCAAGCTCGGCACGCAGGGCGCACGGGTCGCCCGCATCCGCTCGCTGGCGAGGGAGCTCGCCGCCATCACCGGCGCGGACGCTGCTCTCGTCGATCGTGCCGCCGTGCTCGCCAAGGCCGATCTGCGCACCGAAGCCGTCGGTGAATTTCCGGAGCTGCAGGGCCTGATGGGCCGCAAATATGCGGCGCTGCAGGGCGAGAACGCCTCCGTTGCCGCGGCGATCGAGGACCATTACAAGCCGCAGGGCCCGTCGGACCGCGTGCCGGACGACAAGGTGGCGATCACGCTGGCGCTTGCCGACAAGCTCGACACGCTGACGGGCTTCTGGGCGATCGACGAAAAGCCGACGGGTTCGAAGGATCCCTTCGCCCTGCGACGGGCAGCCCTCGGGGTCGTCCGCATCCTGCTGGAGCGACGGATCCGGCTGCCGCTGCTGGCGACGACCAAGGACGGCGATCTGCTCTCCTTCTTCCATGATCGTCTCAAGGTCTACCTGCGTGACCAGGGTGCCCGGCACGATCTGATCGACGCCGTGCTGACGCCTGAAGCCGACGACCTGTTGATGGTGGCGCGCCGCGTCGAAGCGCTGACGGCCTTCATCACTTCGGAGGACGGCAAGAACCTGCTTGCCGGCACCAAGCGCGCGACACAGCTGCTCGCCGCCGAGGAAAAGAAGGGCACCGTCATCGCCGACGGCGTTTCGCCGGCGCTCTTCAGGCTCGCTGCCGAGAAGGAGCTGTTCGCCGCCATATCGAGCGCCTCGGAGGATGCGGCGAATGCCGTTGCCGCGGAGGATTTCCGCTCGGCGATGGAAGCACTTTCCAAGCTGCGCGGCCCGGTCGACCGCTTCTTCGAAGACGTGCTCGTCAACGACGAGGACGCCGCGATCCGCGCCAACCGCCTCGCCCTGCTCAGGCTGATCCGCGAGGCGACGGGAACGGTGGCGGATTTCTCGAAGATTTCGGGGTGA
- a CDS encoding Tex family protein encodes MAADLRFLAARISVEINARPEQAKAAIELLDEGATVPFIARYRKEVTGGLDDTQLRNLAERLVYLRELEARRAAIVESITGQGKMTDELMAKVAGAETKAELEDLYLPYKPKRRTRAEIARERGLGPLAEAILADRGREPAVLAEGFITPDVTDIKTALEGARDIIAEAIAENADLLGKLRAHMRQAALLKAKAVDGKQAAGEKFSDYFDHSERWATAPGHRALAMLRGWNEEVLTLTIEADAETASPNKPVERMIAAAYEIGASRPGDRWLMEVASWTWRVKLSMSLSLDLMRELRERAEEEAIHVFARNLKDLLLAAPAGSRATMGLDPGIRTGVKVAVVDGTGKVVATSTVYPFQPRNDVRGAQIELASLIRKHNVELISIGNGTGSRETEKLVADMLAELPAPKPTKVIVSEAGASVYSASATGAAEFPDLDVSLRGAVSIARRLQDPLAELVKIEPKSIGVGQYQHDVDQQKLSRSLDAVVEDAVNAVGVDLNTASAPLLARVSGLGPSIAEAIVRHRDSEGRFETRRDLLKVARLGGRTFEQCAGFLRIPNGKEPLDASSVHPEAYGVAKKIVAACGRDLRALMGDSAALKSIDPRQFIDEKFGLPTVKDIIAELEKPGRDPRPSFKTATFAEGVNEISDLKPGMVLEGTVTNVAAFGAFVDIGVHQDGLVHVSQLADRFVKDPHEVVKAGDVVKVRVVEVDAKRKRIGLSMRRDDGSSASQPRGDSRGSQAGRPQNERRPAAQKSQSQGAFGAALAEAMKRK; translated from the coding sequence ATGGCCGCAGACCTCCGCTTTCTCGCAGCCCGCATCTCCGTCGAAATCAATGCCCGGCCCGAACAGGCCAAAGCCGCCATCGAGCTGCTCGACGAAGGCGCCACCGTGCCCTTCATCGCACGCTATCGAAAGGAAGTGACGGGCGGGCTCGATGACACGCAGCTGCGCAATCTCGCCGAGCGGCTGGTCTATCTGCGGGAACTCGAAGCCCGCCGCGCCGCAATCGTCGAATCGATCACCGGCCAGGGCAAGATGACCGACGAGCTGATGGCCAAGGTCGCCGGCGCCGAAACCAAGGCAGAGCTCGAAGATCTCTATCTGCCTTACAAGCCGAAGCGCCGCACCCGCGCCGAGATCGCCCGTGAACGCGGCCTCGGCCCGCTTGCCGAGGCGATCCTTGCCGACCGCGGCCGCGAGCCGGCGGTTCTCGCAGAGGGGTTCATCACGCCGGATGTGACCGACATCAAGACGGCGCTCGAAGGCGCGCGCGACATCATCGCCGAAGCCATCGCCGAAAATGCCGATCTGCTCGGGAAATTGCGCGCCCATATGCGCCAGGCTGCGCTTTTGAAGGCCAAGGCCGTCGACGGCAAGCAGGCGGCGGGCGAGAAGTTTTCCGACTATTTCGATCATTCCGAACGCTGGGCGACCGCGCCTGGGCACCGGGCGCTCGCCATGCTGCGCGGCTGGAACGAGGAGGTGCTGACGCTGACGATCGAGGCCGACGCCGAGACCGCCTCGCCGAACAAGCCGGTCGAACGCATGATCGCCGCGGCCTACGAAATTGGTGCGAGCCGTCCGGGCGACCGCTGGCTGATGGAGGTCGCGAGCTGGACCTGGCGCGTCAAGCTTTCCATGTCGCTCTCGCTCGACCTGATGCGCGAGCTGCGCGAAAGGGCCGAAGAGGAGGCGATCCATGTCTTCGCCCGCAATCTCAAAGACCTGCTGCTCGCCGCCCCCGCCGGCTCGCGCGCGACCATGGGTCTTGATCCCGGGATCCGCACCGGCGTCAAGGTTGCCGTCGTCGACGGCACCGGGAAGGTGGTGGCGACCTCGACCGTCTATCCCTTCCAGCCGAGGAACGACGTGCGCGGCGCCCAGATCGAGCTCGCGTCGCTGATCCGCAAGCACAATGTCGAGCTGATCTCGATCGGCAACGGCACCGGCAGCCGCGAAACGGAAAAGCTGGTGGCCGACATGCTCGCCGAGCTGCCGGCCCCGAAGCCGACCAAGGTCATCGTTTCGGAAGCCGGCGCCTCGGTCTATTCCGCCTCGGCGACCGGTGCGGCGGAATTCCCCGATCTCGACGTGTCGCTGCGCGGCGCCGTCTCCATCGCGCGGCGCCTGCAGGATCCGCTCGCCGAGCTCGTCAAGATCGAACCGAAATCGATCGGCGTCGGCCAGTATCAGCATGATGTCGACCAGCAGAAGCTGTCGCGTTCCCTCGATGCCGTCGTCGAAGATGCGGTGAACGCGGTCGGCGTCGATCTGAACACCGCCTCGGCGCCGCTTCTCGCCCGCGTTTCCGGCCTCGGCCCGTCGATCGCCGAGGCCATCGTCCGCCACCGCGACAGCGAAGGCCGTTTCGAGACGCGCCGCGATCTTCTGAAGGTTGCACGCCTCGGCGGCCGCACCTTCGAACAATGCGCTGGCTTCCTGCGTATCCCCAACGGCAAGGAGCCGCTTGACGCCTCCTCCGTTCACCCCGAGGCCTACGGCGTCGCCAAGAAAATCGTCGCCGCCTGCGGCCGCGACCTGCGCGCGCTGATGGGCGACAGCGCCGCCTTGAAATCGATCGATCCGCGCCAGTTCATCGATGAGAAATTCGGCCTGCCGACGGTGAAGGATATTATCGCCGAGCTGGAAAAACCCGGCCGCGACCCGCGACCGAGTTTCAAGACCGCGACCTTCGCCGAGGGCGTCAATGAGATTTCCGATCTGAAGCCCGGCATGGTGCTCGAAGGCACAGTCACGAATGTCGCCGCCTTCGGTGCCTTCGTCGATATCGGCGTGCACCAGGATGGCCTGGTGCATGTGTCCCAGCTGGCCGATCGCTTCGTCAAGGATCCGCATGAGGTCGTAAAGGCGGGCGATGTCGTCAAGGTGCGGGTCGTGGAAGTCGATGCCAAGCGCAAGCGCATCGGTCTCTCCATGCGCCGCGACGATGGTTCATCGGCGTCTCAGCCGCGCGGTGATTCTCGCGGAAGTCAGGCTGGTCGGCCGCAGAACGAGCGTCGGCCTGCAGCTCAGAAGTCCCAGAGCCAGGGTGCATTCGGCGCTGCATTGGCCGAGGCCATGAAGCGAAAATAA